Proteins co-encoded in one Rhodococcus sp. PAMC28707 genomic window:
- a CDS encoding chorismate mutase, protein MHDVTQGEEMSSTKTDSENALPTTEAEIDELRQEIDRLDAEILAAIQRRSEVSQLIGRTRMASGGPRMVHSREMKVLDRFSSLGQEGHTLAMLLLRLGRGRLGR, encoded by the coding sequence ATCCATGATGTGACACAAGGAGAAGAAATGTCATCCACGAAGACCGACTCCGAAAATGCGTTGCCCACCACCGAAGCCGAGATCGACGAGTTGAGGCAAGAAATCGATCGCCTGGACGCCGAGATCCTGGCTGCTATTCAGCGCCGGAGCGAGGTATCGCAGTTGATCGGACGCACTCGGATGGCTTCGGGCGGCCCGCGCATGGTCCACAGCCGCGAAATGAAGGTGCTCGACCGCTTCAGCAGCCTTGGCCAGGAAGGCCACACGCTCGCCATGCTCCTGCTCCGGCTCGGCCGCGGACGGCTCGGCCGGTAA
- a CDS encoding NAD-dependent succinate-semialdehyde dehydrogenase, with the protein MDHSTLIESIPAKLWIGGHAVDAENGATFDVNDPATGRPFTKVADASPADALRALDAAANAQKSWAATAPRERGELLRAVFEKLTARADDVATLMTLEMGKALAESKAEIKYGAEFFRWFSEEAVRIGGRYTQAPAGNGRIMVSKAPVGPVLAITPWNFPLAMGTRKIGPALAAGCTIIVKPAGETPLTMLFLAQLFAEVGLPEGVLSVLTTSKSSAVSTPLLEDPRLRKLTFTGSTEVGKKLIEQSAGGLLRTSMELGGNAPFVVFDDADVDAAVDGAMLAKLRNGGEACTAANRFHVANSVRAEFTSKLVARMKDTKLGPGIDPSTTLGPLINADQLSKVVELVDDAVAAGATVALGGKASGGEGYFYPATVLTDVPPTARILAEEVFGPVAPIVGFDTEQQGIDAGNSTEFGLAAYIYTEDLDRALRVADAIESGMVGVNRGVISDAAAPFGGVKASGFGREGGSEGIEEYLETKYIALP; encoded by the coding sequence ATGGACCACAGCACTCTCATCGAATCCATTCCAGCGAAGTTGTGGATCGGCGGCCACGCGGTCGACGCCGAGAACGGCGCGACTTTCGACGTCAACGATCCAGCTACCGGCAGGCCGTTCACGAAGGTGGCCGACGCCAGCCCTGCAGACGCGCTCCGGGCTCTCGACGCGGCAGCGAATGCGCAGAAGTCCTGGGCGGCTACTGCGCCCAGGGAGCGCGGTGAGTTGCTGCGCGCGGTGTTCGAGAAACTCACCGCGCGCGCCGATGATGTCGCGACGCTGATGACCCTCGAAATGGGGAAGGCGTTGGCCGAGTCGAAGGCCGAGATCAAGTACGGAGCCGAGTTCTTCCGCTGGTTCAGCGAGGAAGCTGTCCGTATCGGAGGCCGGTACACGCAGGCCCCGGCAGGCAACGGCCGAATAATGGTCAGCAAGGCGCCCGTGGGGCCGGTTCTTGCGATCACGCCGTGGAACTTTCCGCTCGCCATGGGCACCCGCAAGATCGGACCGGCTCTCGCTGCGGGATGCACGATAATCGTCAAGCCTGCCGGCGAGACACCGCTGACAATGCTCTTTCTCGCACAGTTGTTCGCCGAGGTGGGACTACCAGAGGGGGTTCTGTCGGTTCTGACGACGTCGAAGTCGAGTGCGGTCTCGACTCCGCTGCTCGAGGATCCGCGACTGCGCAAACTGACGTTCACCGGATCCACCGAGGTCGGCAAGAAACTGATCGAGCAATCGGCTGGGGGGCTGCTCCGAACGTCGATGGAGTTGGGCGGAAATGCACCGTTCGTGGTCTTCGACGACGCGGATGTCGACGCAGCCGTCGACGGCGCGATGCTCGCGAAACTACGTAACGGTGGCGAAGCCTGTACCGCAGCCAACCGCTTTCACGTGGCCAACAGTGTGCGAGCGGAATTCACCTCGAAGCTGGTTGCACGGATGAAGGACACGAAGCTCGGGCCAGGTATCGACCCGTCGACGACTCTGGGCCCACTGATCAACGCGGACCAGCTGAGCAAGGTTGTGGAACTGGTCGACGATGCGGTCGCAGCAGGTGCGACGGTGGCGCTAGGGGGCAAGGCATCCGGCGGTGAGGGGTACTTCTACCCGGCGACCGTGCTGACGGACGTGCCACCGACCGCACGAATTCTGGCGGAGGAAGTGTTCGGGCCGGTCGCGCCCATCGTGGGTTTCGACACCGAGCAGCAAGGTATCGACGCCGGGAATTCGACCGAGTTCGGCCTCGCCGCCTACATCTATACCGAGGATCTGGATCGGGCGCTGCGAGTTGCCGATGCCATCGAGAGTGGAATGGTCGGAGTCAACCGCGGAGTGATCTCGGACGCGGCTGCACCATTCGGTGGCGTCAAGGCCTCCGGATTCGGGCGAGAAGGTGGAAGTGAGGGGATCGAGGAGTATTTGGAGACCAAGTACATAGCCCTTCCCTGA